Genomic DNA from Peribacillus simplex:
AACCTCTTCTTTAATGAAATCAAGAATATCTTGCTGCCGTTTTGATAGTTTAGTCATTTGTGCACCTCTTCCCCAATGTTCTTTGCTATATTATAGCATGGCCCCCAACTCTATACAAACATAAGTTCGAATTTTGTTGTTGACTGAAACAAACGTTCGTATTATAATTTGATTATAACATACGAACGAACATTCGCTTTGGAGGGATATTTATGAAAAAATTATACAAAAATTATATTTATACGATTCTATTAGCGGGATCAGTATTCATCTTTTCAATTTTATTCTCTTGTACATTGAACAATGATCAAAAAAATGATTTCCTTTCTATAGAAGTAAGTGAAGGTGACACCCTATGGGGAATTGCCGAAGAATATGAAGAAGCAAATTTGACAAAAAAAGAATTCATTGGTTGGATAGAAGAGCATAATGGAGTAAGGGCGGATTCGATTAAACCTGGTCAAGTCATCGTCATACCGGTTAAA
This window encodes:
- the yneA gene encoding cell division suppressor protein YneA — translated: MKKLYKNYIYTILLAGSVFIFSILFSCTLNNDQKNDFLSIEVSEGDTLWGIAEEYEEANLTKKEFIGWIEEHNGVRADSIKPGQVIVIPVKGEELVQNLASEQ